The region CCTCACCCACGCTTGGCACCTGGAGAAGAGGTGCTCACTGCAGGGAGCAAACTTGTTGGCTGGGGATGTGAGCAAGAGGCagccttttcatttctttctccttgagTGGGAGAGATGTGATGGCTGTCTCTGGGAGAGAGGTGTATTTGACAGCACCAGCATGTTTTTGGGGGTGGATTATGGTGATTACTCTGCTTCTGGCAATAACCCTGGATGCTCTGTGGGTTCTCGGTGTATTAACTGTTCTCACCACGCTATTGTTGGGGCCTTGCAGGTGTGTGTAGCTTGCTAAACTCTGGCAGGAAACACTGGCCCTGCTGATGGTTCTTGTCAGGACTGGCTCTGATGTTGCCAGCAACCTTGATGTCTTGTGAGTCCAGCTGTAAGATACTCTAGGGACtatgaaaacatgaaatcatTACCATGAACCAGAGGCTGCCTGAAAATATAGGTTGCATTAGCAAGGAAGCAGCATGGGGATGGCAGCTTTTCTGATGTCCCACTGTAGTAGGCTGATGGTGTCCTCTTGTATTCTCTTGAGACAGGCATCTGGACGCTGGGGTGCCTGAATCCTGATTTCAGAGACCGAGGGATGCGCGCCAAGTTCACAGTCTTGCAGTGCCAGCTTGAGCAATACCCTGATGGGGAAGATTACGTGGATttcgaggaggaggagggtgccTTTGACTTCCAACCCAGGGGCTTCTCTAAAAGAAAGAGATGGCACAGGCCATGTGTGAATGAGCAACCGAACAATGTCACCTCCTCCAGAAATGAGACAGAGAAGCCAAGATTGTGCTTGACAGAACCCGGCCATGGGACCCTCCTGAGCAACGGCAGGATTTCTGATCCCCCTTCCAATGACACACCAACACTTTTAGGAACAAACCCACATCCACCTGATATTTTCAGGTCTTCTCTGCCAGAGACAACCTATGAGCCAGTGCCCTATGAATCCTTCCtggaagatgaagaaatatTGTCAAAAATCATCAGCCAGGATGAAGGTTTTGGAGCTCTCCGACCTGGAGAACACTTGGCGAGTGTCAGTGGAAGGGTCCATGGTACTGTGAGCTTAGAAGAAGGTCAGCAATGGCTGCAGCAAGCCACACCAGCTCCAGAAGATTCTCTGGAGGGAAAGAAGGTGACAAAAATCTCAGAGGTGCAGGAGCCAGTAAAAAGGACAATGGTGCAGTTTGGTGGTACATTAGAGATCCTGGAAGCAGAGCCTCAAAAGACAACTACTCATGCCACAAGCTTGTGGGACTCAATTGCTTATGCTGCTAGCAAAGCTCCTCTTCAGGAGAACAGGAGCTCATTTCACCAGAATGACCTGGAGCACAATCTGGGACTTCAAGACATGTCTTCACAGGGTGCTGAGGACAAGTTGCTGAGAGGGGCTGATAAAATATCCTTAAATCTATACAAATCAAAGGAGACAATCAATACAGAACCAGCTTTAAGTACTGATCATAACTCTTCCTCCACACTGGACAATCCTTCTGCAGCTTCAGATGAGACAAAAGACAACAGGACTTCTCATGCTGTGGTTCACAGTCACACCAGAGAAAGCAATTATTCATCAAATGAGCTAGATGCTAGGCTGGAAAAAAGACCTCACAAAGTGGTTTTGCAAGGCTTTTATGAAtcttttgaagagaaaaatgtttctttgtcAGACCAGGGACCCAGCAAACCTGTACAAGAACAAATTCTCAAAGATGAGAGTAACTCCTTGCCTGCCAGAAGATACACAGAACAAGAAGGCAGTGAACTTGCCAAAGGCACAAGCCTTCTAAAAACCACCTTTGCACACACCAATGACCTTCAGCCTTCCAGCTATATGACGGAAGAGAGGGATGTATTAATCTTGGAGGCAGTGTTTCAAGATGCTACAGCTGCTAAGGAATTGCCAGAGATGGACACTCTTGCCTTTCCTGAATCGAATATCGTGGCCAGTGACACAAGGCAGTTCCCAAATGCTTTCTTAAACAGCCCTGAGCAGTTTCTGAGACACAGAGCTCCAGCCCCAAGCATAAGTGGCCCCGACTGGAAGCCTCGACAAGCCAGGTCACTGGAGAACAGAAGCTTGATGCATGATCCGGGTCTTCCCAACACCAGCTGGCCTGCCAACAGGGAGTCCCTCTCAGAGGGTAACAGAGCAAAACAGGATCTGGCCAGCCAGACCCCTGAGACAGCAGTGAATAAGAAAGCCCCAAAGGCATGTAGACCTCATTCCCCTTTTTGCAGTGCTCGCTTCAAAAAGAGGTCCTTGATATCAAGCGACACTTTGCCTGAGGTGACGGTGGCCCAGCaaaggctggaagaaaaatcaaacatgtTTGAGGGGAGACTACACCCAGGCAGGGATGCTCCACAGGCTGTGCTTGGAGATAGTGCTGACGAGATGCATCCTGAGGGGAGGCCAAGCACAGATGGGGGTGTACGGAGCAGCAGTGAGGGGACCCAGCACAAAGGACGCTCCTTCCCCACgtggggagcactggggagtGAGGCAGCGATGGCAGCAAGCAGCTCAGAaatgcaggctgctgctgtggctgcagacCTGGCTTCAAATTGGGACCCGGTCTCCCTGGGGGCAGTGGGACATGCCAGGGGCTTGCAGAGCCCAGCTTTGGCCAAGATGCAGCCAGGCAGAGGTGCTGTCTGGGGCGCTCCTGGGAGCAAGCAAGCCCAGGGGAGAAGCCAGATGGAGGAGGAAACAAACTCTGTGGAGCATCTGGGTCAGTTCAGTCCTCAGCCTCAGCAGCTTAAGGCCAATGCCACGGAGGACTACGTGCCTGAGAGCACGTCTGGGCAAAACCCAGGAGAAATCCCTATGAAACCAGGCTCCAAAGAGAACTATTCCCTGTCTCCAGGCAGCCCTGCTCGCAACCACAGCACTACCAAAATAGCAGGCAAATATGTGCAAGCCAGTCTGGATGGATGGCAGGTGCTCGGTTGGGAAGATGTCCTCAGAGAAACTGGGAAGAGAGAGGGCCAGGGCCTAGGACAGCCCAAGGAGGATGGGGAAAGCaacagcacagctgggaagagGAACCATGCCCCAGGACATAGGGAGAGACTGGCTCTGAACAACGGGACCCATTCCAGCCCCTTAAGGCCAAAGGCTGACAAGCCAGACTATGATGAGTATGGTGACACAGAGCAGACCATGGAGGATTTCGACATCTACGGGGAAGAAGAGCACGACCCACGCTCCTTCCAGGGGGAGGTACGGCAATACTTCATTGCAGCAGTGGAGGTGATGTGGGAATACAGGAACCAGAGACCCCAGCACTTCCTAAAAGCCACGTAAGTGTGACTGTCCCTCATGTATTCCTCCTGCACTGTGTGGCATGGCTTGATGTGTGAGCTGGCATGTCCTGGCAGGCAGAATCACAGGTCTATGTCTGTACAACCTAGCCAAGCAGCCCAGGGGAAGGATGCTCCCAGCGCCTCCCCTCCACCTCGGGAGTTTTTTAACTCCAGCAACCTTGAGCTTCCTTGCAAGTGGCTCAGGGATGCTCTAGGCTCTGCATCACCCCTGCCCTACAGCAGCCCTGTCATGGCTGCCCTCCCTATGGGACAGTATCACCTGATTTGTTTAACTGCCCTCACCCCAGCAGGGACCCCTGGAGCGGCAGGAGGAAGCCTTTCCAACAGTACCGCAAGGTGGTTTTCCGAGAGTACATGGATGATACCTTCACGCAGCCACTGCTGCGGGGAGAGCTGGATGAGCACTTGGGCATCCTCGGGCCGTACATCAGGGCAGAAGTTGAAGATGTCATCATGGTGAATTGAAAGTTCCCATTTGCTATAAAACCTGAACTCCCCCCATTGCTGGCTGTGCTCAGCCAGAGGGAGTGCTGAGGTGGGCCTGCAGGCTCTACGATGCCCGTGGGTTCACCTTCAGGGCtcaggggcaggagctgccccgTTGGCATCCTGCGTGGCACATGGCTGGCACCAGGTTGGGAGGCAGAGCcaccattcagagggacctcagtGGCTAGAGGAATGGGGCAGCAGGAACCTCAGAGTGTTCAGATGCAAAGCCCTGGATCTGAGACAGACTCAGCCCCTGTAACAGCACAGCCCaagcagctcctgggctccaTGGGGAGCCTCTTAGTTGAAGGGATTGTAAAAAGGGTAATGAGCTAAGCAGGGCTCAGTACAGCTTCTTTGGGTGGTCTATGTGAGGGCAGGCTCAGGCTTCCCTCACCACCAAAGGTCCTTCAGCACCCACCTAAGGAAGAGGTGAAAGGCTCTTCACACGGCTCAGGACTGGTATGCCTGAAGAAGTTGCCCGGTTTTCACTGAAATCTTCACCAGGATGGATTCAGCACCTTTGGGTTCCAGAGACAGTAGTGTAGCTGTTCTTGCTCCcattgagcagggagagggtcTCATCCTGCTGACATGACCAGGATGCACTTTCCACTTGGGATCCACAGCTTATGGTTCAGCAGGGGTTGGCCATTACATGGGGCCCAGCTGGAGGTCGGGGCACTGGGGACATGGCTGCCTCCTTCCCACAAGCTGGCTGGATCCAACCCCAGGGTCCAGGGCACTCTCAGCACTGCACCTAGCCCCCTCCCGTACTCCCTTTGCTTTGCCTTCCCTCCGGTGCAGGTTACATTCAAAAACCTGGCCTCGCGGCCCTTCTCCTTCCACTCCACACTGCAAGCCTATGAGGAGGTGCAGGACACAACGCAGGGTGGAGAGGTGGTGCAGCCTGGCGAGCTCCGGAAGTACTCCTGGAAAGTCGTGCCCCAGATGGCACCCACCACGCAGGAGTTCGACTGCAAGGCCTGGGCTTACTTCTCCAATGTGGACCTGGTAAGTGGGAGCCTGCTCCATGGGGCATCCCAGGAAGGAGAGATGGGCAGCATGCCTGGTCCTGGCTGTGAGGTCAAGGCTTTTCCTATGGTGCTGTGCTGAAAGCAGCCGGTGGCTGTGTAGATTCTCAGGTGTCTAATACAGTGATGAATGCGTGCTGGcgctttctcttctctttccttctcttaattgggtttttccccctttccctaGTTGTACCAGCTTATGAGACTTGTAAGGAACTAGCATTCTGCAGTCCTCTACCCCTCTGCCACATCTGGCTGAATGTGGCCCATGGGTTCCAATGTTAGTGCAGTAGGGACTGTTGGACAGTTTGACAGACAGACACCACTTATCTTGAAAGCACATGCAAACACTTGATGCACAGCCTTTCTTAGGCAGGGGCAGAATGGGGGTCCCCCAGTGAACACAGCATGTCCTTCCCACCCTGCACATGCCATGCCCTGTGCACAAGGGGGTGGGAGCCAGGCCAGGGATGCCACACAGGGCCACACACAGGGCCACCACTTTCCTTGCTGCTTGTGGGCATCAGTGCTGCCTCCCCCTTCAAGGCAAACCCTTTTTTCCCGGCTCCCTGGCAGGAGAAGGACCTGCACTCGGGCCTCATTGGGCCACTGATCATTTGCCgccgtggggtgctgagctTCGTTTTCAGGCGGCAGCTGGCTGTGCAGGAGTTCTCCCTGCTCTTCACCATCTTTGATGAGACCAAAAGCTGGTACTTCCTGGAGAACATGGAGAGGAACTGCCGCCCTCCCTGCCGCATCCAGCAGGAGAACCCTGACTTCAAGAGAAACCATTCTTTCCATGGTGAGGACCCTTGCCCTCAGCCTTTACATCCCACAATCTATATTGGGATGGAAAAACCCTGGAGCATCTCCTGacctctgccttccccagccatcAATGGCTACGTGAGTGACACACTGCCCGGACTGGTGATGGCTCAGCAGCAACGGGTCCGATGGCACCTCCTTAACATGGGCAGCACTGAGGATATCCACTCTGTCCACTTTCATGGGCAGCTGTTCAGCGTGAGGACTAGCCAGGAGTATCGCATGGGAGTCTACAACCTTTATCCCGGTGAGATGCAACACAGGCACTGTGCacactccagctgctggcagcttCATGTCCATGCCCATTAGGAAGTGCCAAGCCTGCAGGGGGTTAGCAAGGAGGGGGAATGGATCTGGAAGAATCTGTCTCTGTGTTTGCACGGCACTTGGTACTGTGGCATCCAATTACAGCCAGTAActgccctctgctctgctcttcgTTCCCGGCCAGGTGTCTTCAGGACAGTGGAGATGTGGCCCTCACATGCTGGGATCTGGCGGGTGGAGTGCAAAGTGGGAGAGCACCAGCAAGCTGGGATGAGTGCTCTCTTCCTCGTGTACAACCTGAGTGAGTGATCATCTCTGTGCCCTGGCCCACTTGCTGCCATGGCCACGGTCAGCATGTTTTTGAGCTCCCTCCCCCAGGGCTCTCAGCATTTCCCCTGGGGTGGCCCAAGTGGGATCTTCTGGGTTTTCACTCTGAAAGGCATGGCTTCAGCCCTTGCCACCCTACACAGCCCAGCAGAGAGCACAGAGTCAGGGACACGGTTGGGCTGAAGGCTGGGAGGCCAGCTTCATTTACCTGCAAATATATGCCCCCAGGGCTcttgttttccaaaattaaGGGTCCCTGGATCTCCTGTAAAATGCAGTTACCCAGCAACTACATGCACATGCTGATGCCTGCCCGTGCTGTCAGGAAGGTACAGTGCCTAGCTGCCTAACTGCATATCAAGGGGTAAACTGAGGCATGGAGTGATGGCAGGAGGCAGCGAGCAACACTGCCTGACTGCAGGTTGCTCTGATAGTAACAGCCCCAAGAGCAACTGCAAAATCCCCAGGAAACCTCTGACTCCATTCACCCCAGAACAACACGTTTCTACCTCACCATAAGTAAGCACTGGGGGAAGTGGTTTGTGAAGTAGTATTTTATCACAAAGTGACagtctttctcctcttcctaaAGGAGTATTAAATGTCAgccagaaaatatttccatatgtTAAAAATATGCTTAAGATTTCAAATTCAGATTTTCCCCAGAAGCACTTGCCATGCAGCAGAGGTGCCAAGCTGTGACAAGTCGCTAATAATAATGGTTATTATAAGAGacaaacatccctgtgctcaGCAGACCAGaagagagacacagagagagaggggTGTCAGGCAGACTTTCCTTTAGCgaatttatatttgtttttaaaagatgctgcCTAGCAACAAAAAGGCCCAGGAGCAAGACATGGGTACAAGGAAGAGACACTTGTCAGCATTGCTGGGAGATCAGGACATGGGAATGAGAGGTCAGGGACTCAGGGACAGGAGTTTGGCAAGAGGCTGCTGTGGCTGATGCTGGGAACTCTCTGCTGCTGACGTTGGGGTCGGGAGCAAGAACTTCCAGCACCTGTAAAATTCAGGGA is a window of Gavia stellata isolate bGavSte3 chromosome 14, bGavSte3.hap2, whole genome shotgun sequence DNA encoding:
- the F8 gene encoding coagulation factor VIII isoform X2, with the protein product MMLVGALHSLLLLCLVEEGISKVRRYYIGAVETSWDYKHSDLLSMLQASAGMSRQPGPQPPTPGVPPRYRKAVFVEYHDASFTQPKPKPAWMGLLGPTIRAEVYDMVVITFKNLASRPYNMHAVGVSYWKASEGAGYEDETSQPEKEGDRVDPGKTYKYIWEIQQNQGPTDGDSPCLTHSYSSNTDSVKDINSGLIGALLVCRPGTLASDRNEDVQQEFVMLFAVFDEGKSWYSEPGSSAAPQPHNRTELHTINGYINGSLPGLTLCLKKQVHWHVIGLGTGPEVHSIFFEAHTFLVRSHRLSSLEISPATYLTAQTMPGTAGWFRMFCQIQSHQQAGMEAIVKVEECLEERLTKMGKLSDEPEDMDYPEEDEESYHVIQVRSFAKEKPVTWTHYIAAEEMEWDYAPMKPVSLDRNITSLFLEAGPQRIGSKYKKVMFVEYEDATFKKRKVSDQLDKGILGPVIKGEVGDQFKIVFRNLASRPYNIYPHGLTSVRPYHAMKPSQDKDVKDIPIPPGQSFTYSWRVTPEDGPTQADPRCLTRFYYSSIDPVRDMASGLIGPLLICFKKSMDQRGNQIMSDKTRLVLFSVFDENRSWYLEENIRRFCTDAAHVDTQDPQFYASNVMHTINGFVFDNLQPKLCLHEVVYWYVLSVGAQTDFLSIFFSGNTFKRNMVFEDVLTLFPFSGETVFMSLEKPGIWTLGCLNPDFRDRGMRAKFTVLQCQLEQYPDGEDYVDFEEEEGAFDFQPRGFSKRKRWHRPCVNEQPNNVTSSRNETEKPRLCLTEPGHGTLLSNGRISDPPSNDTPTLLGTNPHPPDIFRSSLPETTYEPVPYESFLEDEEILSKIISQDEGFGALRPGEHLASVSGRVHGTVSLEEGQQWLQQATPAPEDSLEGKKVTKISEVQEPVKRTMVQFGGTLEILEAEPQKTTTHATSLWDSIAYAASKAPLQENRSSFHQNDLEHNLGLQDMSSQGAEDKLLRGADKISLNLYKSKETINTEPALSTDHNSSSTLDNPSAASDETKDNRTSHAVVHSHTRESNYSSNELDARLEKRPHKVVLQGFYESFEEKNVSLSDQGPSKPVQEQILKDESNSLPARRYTEQEGSELAKGTSLLKTTFAHTNDLQPSSYMTEERDVLILEAVFQDATAAKELPEMDTLAFPESNIVASDTRQFPNAFLNSPEQFLRHRAPAPSISGPDWKPRQARSLENRSLMHDPGLPNTSWPANRESLSEGNRAKQDLASQTPETAVNKKAPKACRPHSPFCSARFKKRSLISSDTLPEVTVAQQRLEEKSNMFEGRLHPGRDAPQAVLGDSADEMHPEGRPSTDGGVRSSSEGTQHKGRSFPTWGALGSEAAMAASSSEMQAAAVAADLASNWDPVSLGAVGHARGLQSPALAKMQPGRGAVWGAPGSKQAQGRSQMEEETNSVEHLGQFSPQPQQLKANATEDYVPESTSGQNPGEIPMKPGSKENYSLSPGSPARNHSTTKIAGKYVQASLDGWQVLGWEDVLRETGKREGQGLGQPKEDGESNSTAGKRNHAPGHRERLALNNGTHSSPLRPKADKPDYDEYGDTEQTMEDFDIYGEEEHDPRSFQGEVRQYFIAAVEVMWEYRNQRPQHFLKATDPWSGRRKPFQQYRKVVFREYMDDTFTQPLLRGELDEHLGILGPYIRAEVEDVIMVTFKNLASRPFSFHSTLQAYEEVQDTTQGGEVVQPGELRKYSWKVVPQMAPTTQEFDCKAWAYFSNVDLEKDLHSGLIGPLIICRRGVLSFVFRRQLAVQEFSLLFTIFDETKSWYFLENMERNCRPPCRIQQENPDFKRNHSFHAINGYVSDTLPGLVMAQQQRVRWHLLNMGSTEDIHSVHFHGQLFSVRTSQEYRMGVYNLYPGVFRTVEMWPSHAGIWRVECKVGEHQQAGMSALFLVYNLNCRNALGLASGHIADSQITASGQYGQWAPYLARLDNTGSINAWSTDHSNAWIQVDLLHLMIIHGIKTQGARQKFSSLYISQFVVFYSLDGQRWRKYKGNATSTQMLFFANVDATGVKENRFNPPIIARYIRINPTHYSIRTTLRMELIGCDLNSCSMPLGMENRGIPDQRISSSSYSTNVFSSWSHSQARLNLQGRTNAWRPKTNSPSEWLQVDFEVTKKVTAIITQGAKSVFTHMFVKEFAVSSSQNGVHWSPVLQDGKEKIFKANQDHTSTVMNTLEPPLFARYVRIHPRQWHNHIALRIEFLGCDTQQEY